From the Nostoc sp. PCC 7107 genome, the window ACTTGCAACAGATGTTGCTAGTTTGCCAATGCAACGTAGTCGCTCAAGAATTTTTTCTGCATCTTGGCGTTGCTGATATTGTCCATTTCCTAATAAAGTTTGCAGTGCAGAAGGAATTCCTTCTATTCGCCCGTAAACATCATTAGATAACTCAACTTCTAGATTGCTACTCAAGGTAAAAGGAAAGCCAATATCTAAAGACAAGGAAATTTCTAAAGCAAGCCTCAGTGATTTTAGTAAAGCTAAAGAATTATTAACATCTCCCCAAAGTAAAGGAATAATGACAGATGTATGAACAAAATCAGGACGTTTTGGTAATGCCAAACCAACTACTTTGTTAGCTTTAAATTCAAGCTGGTTATCTTTATATAATTTCAATTCATCAATAGTGACAGTACCACCTTCAGCATTTGTCGCTGCAAGTTGTTTTAAAAGTTCACGCCAAATTCTCAACAGTTCTGGAGCAGAACCTTTAGGTAATGCTAAGTGCAAATAAAGCGGGTCTTGTTTTTTAACAGCAGGAAAGTTTGCCCCAACTGCCATTAATTGGTAGGCTAAAGCTGCAATTGAATCTGCTTGTCTTTTCGGTTCAGCACTGATACCACCCGGTAAGCGATTAGAAAAAGCCTGTACTTTTGTACCAGGGGGCATATTATCTGAAATTAGCTCATCTATATCAGTAGAAGTAGAACCTAAAGAGCATCTTTGTCTGGGATTTGCTTCTACATAAGCATTTAAATCATCGGCTCCATTTAACCGAATAGCAAAAGGTAAATTTACCATTCGGCTAACGGCTGCAATCATTTCTTCAGATACTTCTGTTTCTTCAGATATTTGTGTACTTTCCTTTCTTAGTTGGAAAGATTCTTGTAGAGCTTCTTTAATACCCTGAATTCCCTTAACAGCAGCCTTAGCAGCAAATAAAGGTCGTCCATATTGACCATTAAATGGCTCAATTGCAGTACGCTGAAGTTGGGATATACCAGTATGATTAGCGATTTTATCCCAAACTTCTTTAGGGCTTAATCCGGCTTCTCTATAACTGAGGTAAGCTGCTTTTAAACCTTCAGATATAGCAAATTCTTCTGCATTACTTACAGGTAATAACTGAAGTTCAGTCGCTTTTATTAGTGCATCTGCACCAGCCGCTTCACCCCACTTAGTTACATCGTTAGCAATCTTGTCTGATTTATATCCAGCTTTTTTCCTTTCTAAAAGAGCTTCAACATTTACTAAAACTTCCTCAATGTTTTGTTGGATGGCTTGATGAGTAACTTTAATACCATCTTTAGTAGCTCTGACAAGTCTTTCGATATTATTGCCAAAAACTTGGTCAATTTTACTTTGCCAAACAGCAGCTATTTCTTTTGTAAAATCTACATTTGGTAAAGCTTCTCCTTCAAAAAGTTCGCCATCAGGGAAAATTGCTAAAGGATTTAACCCATACTTTTGTAAAACCTCTTCGCAAGCACCCAGCAACAGGGCTGTAATATAGCCTTTATCTTCAGAAATACTGATTCTAAAAAGGTTACAGCTTCGCCCAAAAGCAACGGTTAATTCTTTTTCCAGTTTGCGAAAACGTTGTGCATCTGGAATTCCTAAATCAAACAAGTCCGCAGCTGTAAGCATCGCCGCCCAACGTTCAATATTTGGGTCTTCTGGTAAAAATCTTGCTCCATCGCTGACGTTATGACCTGAATGGCGCTCAATTAGCTTTCTGACTAACTCCAAATCATCTTCTGAGATAACAAAGCTAAGTACACAAGCCTTTTCAAGTTGTTCTCGTAAAAATTCCTGATTTCTAGCCAGGGTTTTAACATTGCGTCCTTGGGTATCTAATTTATTGAGGTCATGTACAGCAGTTGCAGCTAGTAGCAAAGGTCTTTTATCTTCTGGGACTTCTGCTATTCGGCTGACTGTCAAAATGAACTGACACGCAGAATCGAGGTGTTCTGCAAGGGTCGTACCCTTTCTTACGCCGTATTGATGATGATGTGCATGATTTTCGTAAAGCTGGGGGCGGATTTCACTGAAATAAATCTCCTCCAAAGACTTTGGAGGATTATTCAAAAGCCGACTGCGCTTAATCATATTGAAAGATATAGATTTAATACCAAACTCAGTCTCACAAAGTGGTCAACAAACACCATAGTCTGTCTTAATTTATTGCGCCACTAGTACGAGTTTTTACTGAATGAATTTTCAAGCCCTATTTTCAGGTGGGCGAATTCTGACTCTATCTAATTCAGCAGTTACAATTGCACCAGAGAATAATTCATCTCCGTAAAGCTGAAGTACCCGCAAACAAACTATTGATTGTTCTTTGGTTGAGAGATTAACTAAGCGCAAGATACCACAGTGAGGATTTCCCCGCAGAATTGCTAACTCTCCAAAATCTTTATCAAGGGTGACTAAAATCCTACTTTCACGATAGGCGGTTGCTAAAATTTCCTCGTCACCTGGATCTTTTGGCCAATCTCCAGACCAAACTACATCATACCCGGCCGTTTGTAAATCGGTACGCACCCTAGCATTAATGCAAGTATCTAGCAATATTTTCACCTTGGGGACTCTATCAATAAAGGTTCAACCCGTTCATGACCAACTAACCTTCGTGCATAGACTAAACAGGCTTGTACATCTTCACGTTCTAACCAGGGATAAGCTTCTAGCAAAGTTTCAATAGTATCTCCTACTGCTAACATTCCTAAAATATGTTCAACAGCTAGACGACGACCTCGAATAATCGGTTTACCGCCAAAGATTTGGGGGTTAAATGTGATTCTTTCTAGTAATGTTTGTTCGTTCATGGTTTATACGATGACATCTAATACAAGGTTTACCGAAACAAATATTGGAGTCAAGGGAAATTCTGGACAGCAAATGATCATCGGTCATGGTCGTTGACCTCACTAGCCGCTTTTTCAGAAATGGGAGTAGTAGTAACTACCCCCGATAGTTTAGAAATACTGTTTATGCGATCGCTTTTGACTCTACTACTAGCCGCCACTCTCGTCGTTGGCCTTCAATACGACGCTCTTCAAAAATATAACCTCGTTTTCTCAGAACATACATGGTTGCAGAGAATCGATGGCTAATTTTCTTGACCAGTTCCTCGGTAGAGTACCAGGAACCATCTGACATAAGCCGAAGCATACGCTCTGGAAGGTTGTCTTTCATAAGAAATCACCTCAATCGGTTTGCGCCGAAAAAGTCGTGTTAGTGCTAACCTATGAGATACCACTCAACATAGGTGAACTGAAACGACTTTGTTTCGGTTCTCCTGAATATAACACAAAACTGTCTGTAGGAAAAAAATGATAAAGTTAGCCTCGTGAGCAAAAAAATATTCACCGAGCTTTTTGAGATGTATACTAAAGAAGCCTTGAGACTACACCCTAATCCCTAGCAGGGATTGAAATTGTAGAAAAGATGTGATCAAGGCGTTAACATAACTTCATGAATCCCTATCAGGGGTTGTAAGCCAGAGTATACCTCTGGCTTTTTTCGTACCTGCCTAGCGAGTAACATTGTGTTTTTTGGTATTGAAATTATTGATTAACTTGGTATACATATAAAATAGCTAGAAATACTATTTATGTCAATAGTGTAATTACAATTTATAAATGCCGAGAAAAAAAGAAACGATTACACTGTCAATTCCGCCGGGAACTAAGGAACAACTAGAAGCGATCGCTCGCCAACTCAATATAACTTGGGGCAAAGAACCGAGTATTTCGGGCTTAATAGTGGCGATTGCACAACAGTCTGTAGAGGTCGGAAAGCCTTTCACGCTTGACTCTAACCAAGTTAATGCCTTACAACAAGCGATTAAAGCTTTGAATGATGCAGGTCACATAGGAGAAGCGCAAACTGTACTTGCACTTTTACTAGAACGTGGCAATCTCGAAGCACCTCTTCGTCAATTGCTGATGAAACAACTTAGTCAACCTATCCAAGAGTGGCGAAATACGATAGAAGAACTAACTAAAGCCAAACAGCCTTTCTACCTTCTCTATTCCAACTCTCAAGGTCAGGAATTAGATTACAAAGTTCGTCACGCTGAGGTGCGCTTTTTTGAGAAACGCTTTTATCTCATGATTTGGTGCGAAGAGACAGCAGACGTAGAAAACGATATCCCAGAATTACCCGAACTTTGGCACAATCGTTGCTTAAGCTTTGAGCGAATTAAGTCTGTTGTACCTACTAGTGGTGATTGGCGGGGTGAACTTGACTATGTAAAAGTGCAATTACACTTTCGGGGTTGGCTAGCCAAAGCCTATCAACCCAAAGAAGATGATATTGAGGATGACATGATTAATAATGTGCGTCAGGTTGTGCGGCGAGTAGCTAACCCTTTCTGGCTGATTCGAGAAGTATCACGGTATTGGGAAGATTGCGTGATTGTATCACCTGAGAGTCTGCGCGATCGCCTCAAACAAAAACTCCTCACTTTATGCGATTTATATAATATCGAAACCAAGAGATTGTAGCACCAGAAAATGTGCGATCGCTTATCAAAGAAAAACTCAAAACCCTCTGCCAGCATTATGATTTAGAAGTTAATTCCTGATATAACCTTACCAAGGTAAACGCCCGGAATAATTATTTCCCCGGCGTTCACCTTCTATCTCCAAACGCTGTTTTAGCATTTTGTAGACTTCTCGTGCAAGAGTATCCAAGTTTTTTAATTCATCTACCGAAACAGCATCTTCATTCCTCTGTGAATCATGATTATTGTCCTCAATTGAATCGCTTGAAGTTGAATTTTCAAAGCGTGCTTGGATAACTTGCCCAGAAGTTTCAGGGTTTATAATATCAGCCTTTTTTGGAGTTTTAAAATGTTTTAAAACTTTTAATTTATTGTCCCATATTTTCTTATCTCGAAGCGGTTGTACAACCGTCTTCTGACTAACATTCTCAGCTTTACTTTCACCAAACAATTCAGCAATATTCGACCATGAATCTGGTATATCTTGTTCTGGTGATTTTTGGATATGGTGAGCAGGAGCATAAGAAATAGGAACAGAACGAGGTACATCCAGGGAGTCGATTTCATCTGTAACTTTAGGTGATACCAAGTTCAATGAGTTAGAAATAGGGTTAAAAATAGAAATATTTTTTAATACTTTAGTTAATGGGATATTGTCTTCTTTATATTGAGAATTTTGCTCTATATATTTATTTGATACACCATCAATTTTTGTATTATTACTATTTCTTGATGCCTGAATAATTTTCGATTCTGTATTAGTATTTGTTAGGGTATTTTCTTCGGGTTTAAATGTTGTTGCCATGCTCTCAATTATTGAACTGCTAACAGAATCATTGTTGTCTCGTTTTTCTTGAATAATTGCTAAGTCTATGTCAGTATTTGATGTAGCGTTTTTAATTGCTGACGATGTTGTTACTAGACTCTCAATTACTGGACTTACAATAGAATTATTACTTTCTAATTTTGCTTGAATAGCTTTTGAATCTGGGTCATTAGTTGATGCGAATGTTTCTGCTGGTGGTGATGTAGTTGCTAGACTCTCGATTATTGGATTTGCAATAGAATTATTACTTTCTAATTTTGCTTGATTAATTGCTGAGTATAAGCTAGTAGTTGATGTGGCGTTTTCTGCTGGTGGCGATGTCGTTGATAGACTTTCAATTATTGGACTTACAATAGGATCATTACTATCTAATTTTGCTTGAATAGCTTTTGAATCTACATCAGTGGTTGATGCGGATTTTTTTACTGCTTGAGATGTAGTTGCTAGACTCTCGATTATTGGACTTACAATAGGATCATTACTATCTAATTTTGCTTGAATAGCTTTTGAATCTACATCAGTGGTTGATGCGGATTTTTTTACTGCTTGAGATGTAGTTGCTAGACTCTCGATTATTGGACTTACAATAGGATCATTACTATCTAATTTTGCTTGAATAACTGTTGAATCTAAGCTAGTAGTTGATGTGGCGTTTTCTGCTAGTGGCGATTTCGTTGATAGACTTTCAATTATTGGATTTGCAATAGAATTATTACTATCTAATTTTGCTTGAATAACTGTTGAATCTAAGCTAGTAGTTGATGTGGCGTTTTCTGCTAGTGGCGATTTCGTTGATAAATTTTTAATTATTGGACTTACAATAGAATCATTACTTTCTAATTTTGCTTGAATAACTGTTGATTCTGTAACAGTAGATGCTATGGCTGGTTGATGATAAACAGAATTACTAGTTTGTGTTTTTGCCTGAATAACTGTTGAGTCTGGGTCATTAGTTGATGCGAATGTTTCTGTTGGTGCTGATGTCGTTGATAAACTTCCAATTATTGGATTTGCAATAAAATCATTACTTTCTAATTTTGCTTGAATAACCACTGAATCGACATCAGTAATTGATGTGGCGTTTTCAGTTGATGGTGATGTCGTCGATAGACTTTCAATTATTAGATTTGCACTAGAATCATTGCTATCTCTTTTTGCTTGATTAATTGCTGAGTCTAAGCTAGTAGTTGATGCTGTATGTTCTGGTGTTTGGAGTGGTATTGATATACTCTCTATTGTTGAACTTGCAACAGAATCATTACTGTCTCGTTTTGCTTGGATAATTGTTGTGTCTATGCTATTAATTGACGGTGTACTAATATTTCCGATCGCTTCAGGTCGATTTAAATTTATATCTATATTTCTTTTTGATAAAATTTTTCTGTTTACAGCAGAATTATTAGTTTCTAATTTGTGCTGAATAGTTGTTGTTTTTGAAGTGGTTTTTAGTGCTTCATTTGCAGTTGTTAGATTTGAATCATTGAAATTTTGTGAGGTAGATTCAGAAAAAAAAGGTGAATCTTGAAATTGATTATCTATTATATTGGAATCTATCGGTTGTGAATGCAGGAAAATTGAGGGATCAAAATTGGATAGTGTTTTTGCTCCTAATGGTGATAAAAACTTGGGACTGATTAATTTCCGTCTCCAAGGTTGATGAGCTAATAAAGGTTGCTTTATACCTAGATTTAAGTTTGGTTCTGAAGATTCGGAGGCAAAAGCTGGTGTCAGATTTTCTATCATATACTATTAATTACTAGAAAATGAACCTGAGCTATCGCGTCCAGACAGAATTGATGCACCGCCAGACCTTGTTTTATCAACTTTCAAGCCTTCGTAAGTTAAAGTTAATTCTTCAATAGCGACTGTGCTAGAGTCTGCACTTAAACTTGGTGCTTTCCATGAAATGGGTACAGCACCGATTAAAGTCCAACATTGCATGGTTTCGCCTGCTTGATTAAAAACTAAAATATTGACGTTACGTCGTTCTATTGCACCCGTTAAAATTTTATTGAGCCAATTCCAAAATGTTAGGTCATCAGTAATGCCACGTTTGAGGGTAACATCAGAAAAATCTGCGGGATTTAACAATACTCTTTGTTGATTATTAACACCACCTTCAGCAAATTTTTCAGTTTTGATATTCACACCCAAGCCTTGGCATTCTGTAAAACATGCGGTGATATTACTTTCAATTTCTACATAAAATCTATTGGCAGTAACGTAGTTTAATTCTCGGCTAGTATTAGCCATTAGTCACTCCTAAGATAAGTTTTAAATTCGTTCTTTTTGTTGCTGTAAGTCGTCTTTCATGAGTTCATAGACTTTATCAGTCAGCTTCCATAGCAGTTGACGATCGCGCATTACTTTAGCTGCTAACTTAGCAAGTGCTTTTTGCTGATCACTATCATCGTTCATATAGGAAAAATTTGAGAAATAGATTTATATATATCAACAAAGTTTACATTATGACTACTAACCGATAGTATACTTCTTCTCTATTGATCATGTAGCGGTACTAAGCCAGTTTTCTCTAATATTTGCTGTACTTCTGTGGTTCTCAGCATTTCAGCAAATTTTTGACCAATAGGCGGACGGCTGTTATCCCCTGGATATAATACAACTAATGGATAACCAAGTGGATAGCTACGTGTTTTAAAAACTTCAATATTAGGCTTATAACTGCCCTTATCATCACATAGATCAGTATTGGGATCTATTGATTTACCATTATCTTGTACTAAAGTTTGAACCGCGGTGTTATTACCATCTGCTATCGCTAAAGGATAAGCAGAACATTGACCAAATACTTGACTAAGTGTTGCAAAACCTATACTCCCTGTACGAGTAGTAATATCGTCTTTTTCAAAGTCATTCAATACTTGCTGAAGCATATTTATGGTAGATAAAGATGTGATATTAATTGTAGAGTTTTTTAAACTATGAAAAGCATTAATTGCGCTTTCACTCTTGAGTACTCTATGTTCAAATATTCTGATTGATTCTGCATCATTTGGTATGTAAAGTTTTACTGGTAAATCAGGTAGATTTCTTCCTTTTAATTGTTTCCAATTAGTAATTTTACCTGTATATAAATCTTGTATTTGCTCAATACTAATTTGACCATTCAATGCTTGAGGTAGACTTTGATCACGTTTTGAGTAACTAAAAGCCACAAATACAACTAAACCATCATAAGCAAATGCTTGATGTTTTAGTTCGGGACTAAATTGTTCAAACATATTAGCGATCGCAAAGTCTGTTTTGCCTAATTGAATATTAGCAATTACTTGGTCTATACTATCTTCTGGCTTGTAACTTAACTGCAATTTAGGCTGACTTGCTTTTAACTTTTCTTCTAGGGTTTGATTTTGCAATATCAAGTTGCTTTGTCTTCGGATAAAACTCCAAGTACTTTCTTTTTCCCCAGTGTAGTTAAATTTTCCCGCAGGTACACCAGTCACAGTTTTTAAACAACAAACTACAGGTTCTCCAACTAGAGTTTCTTGATATTTAAATTTTTGGAATAACCAAGCAATTAATCCTAGAATAAAGATTGCCACTAAGATACTTAATATTAATATTGAAGGATGATAAAGTTTATTTTTATTATTTTCTGGTTTTTCGTTGATTATTAATACTTGTCTAGGCAAAGCTTGATAAAGATTTAATAATGCTTGCCTTGCTTCCTCGGCATGATTAAATGGTAAATCAAACCCTAAAAGTTTGAATAAAAAAGCTTTAAAATCTGGAGTTACTGATTGCCAATATTGCTCTTTTTTTGGGTCAATATCTGAATCTAAGGTATTACCTGCTAACAGATAAAAAGCCACATAGCCTAAATCTACTAAATCTTGAGTAACAGTCGGAATAATATTTTTATTAGTTGATAAATCAAACAAATTTTCCCATAGAGCTAAATCACTTAAATGAATAAAAAACTCTTTGGTATCTGCCATAATCAACAGACTATCTAAATTAATATTACCGTGGGCGATTCCCTGTTGTATTTGTCCAGTTGGAAGACTAAATTTTTGACCGTGGAGAAATTGTAGAGTTTGTAATACTTGGTCAAGAACACGGTACACATCCCTCTCTGACATAGATTGATTCGTAGTTGTCAGGTATTGTCTGAGGGTGGGATAAGCATCAATATTGCCATTAGTAACAAGATAGCAGCGTTCGGCAACTGGATCAGCGATCGCATCCCAAGGAAAATTCAAGCGAATATCTTGAATTCTTCCATCAGCTAAACTTAAACCCGCCAGGCGTTCAAAGGCTTGTTTCCGGTCTCTAGTTTCCTCGGCGTTAAAAGCCTGTTGGGGTAATAAATATTCTTTAATAATTGCTGGTTGTTGGTCTGTTAGCTGAATTCCCTGATATAAACGACCTAGACCGCGATTTCCGATATAGTTATCAATGCGATATCGCCCTTTATATCCTCGGAATTCAGTTTTTGGCGGGATAATTCCTGGAAAACCACAGTTTTGGCAGGTTTTAGCCGTAGGGTTTTGTTCTAGCGTTTTTTTTGGCCATTCGCAGCCTATAGGATTTCCCATCCAGCAGCGATATTTGCGGTAGATGACATCTACCTCCATAGCCGTTGGTGGTTGCAGAGTTACAGGTGTTACAAGCGGTTCCGGTTCTGTAACTGGTGGATTTTCAGCTTTAGAGAAAAATCTCTGAGGTAATTTGGCTTTGATTTGTTCATAAACCACGACGGAAACCCTTAGCGATCGCTTTTATCTGTGGCATCCTACACTGAATTTTTGCTCAAAGCTATTAGACTTTCCGCTAAAATTTATCAAACCTCTGCATGAAAAAATCAAATCCCTGTAATTATAAATCCTGCCCAATAATAAGGATGATTGTATGGCTTTTTATCAGGCACAATTTTGCTAATTCTATATAAATGTGTGGCTAAATAGGTTCTAATTCTTAATTCATCAGGATGCAGAGTTTTGATTAAATTTTCATACCATATAGTCAATTCTCCGGCTGTAACTTCTTGCAACCATGTAGTAGCTTCTGTTAAAGCGGTGTTTGATGATTTATTTACTTGGAGTCGGCGATAAAATTCGATAATTAATAAGGCGCTGGCAGATGATTCAACGTTCCAAAGAGTGCTGATAATTTGGGGAACTCCGCCACAAAGAAAACTATTAACTATCGAGACATATTCTGTAGCCACACTCTGGTTTATATTACTCACAAATTTACAGGCTGAGAGTAATACTAAGTCGTAACTAGTAAGATTTTTTTGGCAGATTTCTGTAAGTGTCAGTTTGTCTTCCCCAGCTAATATCAATTCTGATTTTGTCGGTTCAACAAAATTGTTAATAACTTGACCTGTAAAATGAAAAATATTGAAATTTTCAGATAATGCCTTCTCTACATTAGTTTTATTTGCTGCTTCCTCTTGGATACGATGAGGATAATCAAACATTTGGCTAATCACTTCTGATTCCAATTTGGTAAATTTTGGTGGAGAATAATTTGCCTTAGCGGGAGATTCAATACTGAGAAATTTTTGTTCTCGCAATTGCTCTATATTTCTTGGTTGTAAGTTTACACCTATTTGGATGCTAGGCAAATAATTAGTAATAAATCTCGACTGAATATGTAGG encodes:
- a CDS encoding YafY family protein, encoding MPRKKETITLSIPPGTKEQLEAIARQLNITWGKEPSISGLIVAIAQQSVEVGKPFTLDSNQVNALQQAIKALNDAGHIGEAQTVLALLLERGNLEAPLRQLLMKQLSQPIQEWRNTIEELTKAKQPFYLLYSNSQGQELDYKVRHAEVRFFEKRFYLMIWCEETADVENDIPELPELWHNRCLSFERIKSVVPTSGDWRGELDYVKVQLHFRGWLAKAYQPKEDDIEDDMINNVRQVVRRVANPFWLIREVSRYWEDCVIVSPESLRDRLKQKLLTLCDLYNIETKRL
- a CDS encoding phage tail protein, coding for MANTSRELNYVTANRFYVEIESNITACFTECQGLGVNIKTEKFAEGGVNNQQRVLLNPADFSDVTLKRGITDDLTFWNWLNKILTGAIERRNVNILVFNQAGETMQCWTLIGAVPISWKAPSLSADSSTVAIEELTLTYEGLKVDKTRSGGASILSGRDSSGSFSSN
- a CDS encoding DUF433 domain-containing protein, with product MNEQTLLERITFNPQIFGGKPIIRGRRLAVEHILGMLAVGDTIETLLEAYPWLEREDVQACLVYARRLVGHERVEPLLIESPR
- a CDS encoding substrate-binding domain-containing protein, translated to MVYEQIKAKLPQRFFSKAENPPVTEPEPLVTPVTLQPPTAMEVDVIYRKYRCWMGNPIGCEWPKKTLEQNPTAKTCQNCGFPGIIPPKTEFRGYKGRYRIDNYIGNRGLGRLYQGIQLTDQQPAIIKEYLLPQQAFNAEETRDRKQAFERLAGLSLADGRIQDIRLNFPWDAIADPVAERCYLVTNGNIDAYPTLRQYLTTTNQSMSERDVYRVLDQVLQTLQFLHGQKFSLPTGQIQQGIAHGNINLDSLLIMADTKEFFIHLSDLALWENLFDLSTNKNIIPTVTQDLVDLGYVAFYLLAGNTLDSDIDPKKEQYWQSVTPDFKAFLFKLLGFDLPFNHAEEARQALLNLYQALPRQVLIINEKPENNKNKLYHPSILILSILVAIFILGLIAWLFQKFKYQETLVGEPVVCCLKTVTGVPAGKFNYTGEKESTWSFIRRQSNLILQNQTLEEKLKASQPKLQLSYKPEDSIDQVIANIQLGKTDFAIANMFEQFSPELKHQAFAYDGLVVFVAFSYSKRDQSLPQALNGQISIEQIQDLYTGKITNWKQLKGRNLPDLPVKLYIPNDAESIRIFEHRVLKSESAINAFHSLKNSTINITSLSTINMLQQVLNDFEKDDITTRTGSIGFATLSQVFGQCSAYPLAIADGNNTAVQTLVQDNGKSIDPNTDLCDDKGSYKPNIEVFKTRSYPLGYPLVVLYPGDNSRPPIGQKFAEMLRTTEVQQILEKTGLVPLHDQ
- a CDS encoding CRISPR-associated protein Csc3, coding for MNNPPKSLEEIYFSEIRPQLYENHAHHHQYGVRKGTTLAEHLDSACQFILTVSRIAEVPEDKRPLLLAATAVHDLNKLDTQGRNVKTLARNQEFLREQLEKACVLSFVISEDDLELVRKLIERHSGHNVSDGARFLPEDPNIERWAAMLTAADLFDLGIPDAQRFRKLEKELTVAFGRSCNLFRISISEDKGYITALLLGACEEVLQKYGLNPLAIFPDGELFEGEALPNVDFTKEIAAVWQSKIDQVFGNNIERLVRATKDGIKVTHQAIQQNIEEVLVNVEALLERKKAGYKSDKIANDVTKWGEAAGADALIKATELQLLPVSNAEEFAISEGLKAAYLSYREAGLSPKEVWDKIANHTGISQLQRTAIEPFNGQYGRPLFAAKAAVKGIQGIKEALQESFQLRKESTQISEETEVSEEMIAAVSRMVNLPFAIRLNGADDLNAYVEANPRQRCSLGSTSTDIDELISDNMPPGTKVQAFSNRLPGGISAEPKRQADSIAALAYQLMAVGANFPAVKKQDPLYLHLALPKGSAPELLRIWRELLKQLAATNAEGGTVTIDELKLYKDNQLEFKANKVVGLALPKRPDFVHTSVIIPLLWGDVNNSLALLKSLRLALEISLSLDIGFPFTLSSNLEVELSNDVYGRIEGIPSALQTLLGNGQYQQRQDAEKILERLRCIGKLATSVASIQKADDCLYDLARACVRPIELYYVLLRWTLREQDEPNLSIIWGRICEPLNTLLESFMPDENLLLTKYLREAAQVAAEGKIWGSSFKRTAQAEPFTAFIAAIRSQKPYLGLDVIFAALVQQYHTRLDRIREHGVGATKYEQVKRYYELLRKLYEEVYSARPEKFLSDQKTLEAAYLFFLEEARKQLKSQSEDDSVETTTTV
- a CDS encoding DUF5615 family PIN-like protein translates to MKILLDTCINARVRTDLQTAGYDVVWSGDWPKDPGDEEILATAYRESRILVTLDKDFGELAILRGNPHCGILRLVNLSTKEQSIVCLRVLQLYGDELFSGAIVTAELDRVRIRPPENRA